A window of the Bacteroidales bacterium genome harbors these coding sequences:
- a CDS encoding glycogen/starch synthase, which produces MEKKRVLFVSQEIMPYIEETPIGRIGRYLPQGIQEKGKEIRTFMPRYGTINERRNQLHEVIRLSGMNLIIDNNDHPLIIKVASIQQARMQIYFIDNEDYFQRKANLYDKNGKFFDDNDERAIFFARGVLETVKKLGWSPDIIHCHGWFTSLIPLYVKKSYRDNPLFNETKVVISIYDDDFKEEMHADISKKIKYDGVTKQDLAYYKKTNFVNLIKAAVQYSDGVIIGSRKINKELLEYVGKSGKPVLDYQGEEQYLEAFSDFYDKILIEEPVVSR; this is translated from the coding sequence ATGGAAAAAAAGAGAGTCCTCTTCGTATCTCAGGAAATAATGCCTTATATTGAAGAAACTCCCATCGGGCGAATCGGACGTTATCTTCCTCAGGGGATTCAGGAGAAAGGAAAAGAAATCCGGACTTTTATGCCTCGTTACGGAACCATCAACGAACGAAGAAACCAGTTGCATGAGGTGATCCGCTTATCGGGGATGAACCTGATCATTGACAATAATGACCACCCGCTGATTATAAAAGTAGCCTCCATACAGCAAGCCCGCATGCAGATCTATTTTATCGACAATGAAGATTATTTTCAGCGCAAAGCTAACCTTTACGATAAAAACGGTAAATTCTTTGATGATAATGATGAAAGGGCGATCTTCTTTGCAAGGGGTGTGTTGGAAACCGTTAAAAAATTAGGCTGGAGTCCGGATATTATCCATTGCCACGGCTGGTTTACCAGTCTTATCCCGCTTTATGTGAAAAAATCCTATCGCGATAATCCCCTGTTCAACGAAACAAAAGTTGTCATCTCAATTTATGATGATGATTTCAAGGAGGAAATGCATGCCGATATCAGTAAAAAAATTAAATACGACGGGGTGACAAAACAGGACCTTGCATACTACAAGAAGACTAATTTCGTTAATTTAATCAAAGCAGCGGTGCAATATTCCGATGGCGTAATCATCGGCAGCCGGAAGATCAATAAAGAACTCCTGGAATATGTTGGCAAATCAGGTAAACCTGTCCTTGATTATCAGGGAGAGGAACAATACCTGGAAGCTTTCTCGGATTTCTACGATAAGATTTTGATTGAGGAACCCGTTGTTTCGCGTTAA
- a CDS encoding DUF4270 domain-containing protein: MLKKFSWFSAGLFLITALLLTTCKKENNDLGLEIQPPGDKLNVHSIDTTAVIAYSQIVDSVKTDETSVSLLGSMVDPVFGRSTASFYTQFRLSESAYDFGITPYPDSLVLSLKYDGFYGDSTAVMTVKVYELAGQIQLDSLYYSNQSVAVKETLLGQKTFTPDFSSNVIIGVDTLDPHLRIHLGSLTSTLASKLLTAPADSMADNKSFLNYFYGLYVTAEPANSGGSIIYLDLLSSVSEMTLYYHNGTDDSLKFEYLINSNCARFGNFTHDYSLGDPAFKAQVIDKDTTLGKSICYVQALGGVKTFVRFPYIKNYYANGNIAVNEARLFLSCYEPDPGLDVASTLVLVKRKAEGGYSITDDQLEGEGYFGGYYDKNNHGYWFRITNTIQELMRSADPDYGLEVYVSGGAVNAQRVLLSGKSPQLPIAPEDRMKLIITYTTLN; encoded by the coding sequence ATGCTTAAGAAGTTCAGCTGGTTTTCTGCAGGCCTTTTCCTGATCACAGCCCTCTTACTTACAACCTGTAAAAAAGAAAATAATGACCTTGGGCTTGAGATCCAGCCCCCCGGCGACAAACTCAATGTGCACTCCATCGATACAACCGCTGTAATCGCATATTCGCAGATTGTGGATTCTGTTAAAACTGATGAAACCTCTGTTTCCTTGCTTGGCAGCATGGTAGATCCTGTATTTGGCAGATCGACTGCCAGTTTTTACACTCAATTCAGGTTGTCAGAATCTGCCTATGACTTTGGGATAACTCCCTATCCTGATTCCCTGGTCCTTTCGCTGAAATATGATGGTTTTTATGGCGACTCAACTGCAGTCATGACTGTAAAGGTTTACGAGTTAGCCGGACAGATTCAATTGGATTCACTATATTATTCGAACCAGTCGGTAGCCGTTAAGGAAACATTACTTGGCCAAAAAACATTCACTCCTGATTTTTCCAGCAATGTTATTATCGGGGTAGATACACTGGATCCTCATCTTCGCATCCATCTGGGTTCACTGACTTCCACACTGGCTAGCAAACTTCTCACTGCCCCGGCTGACAGCATGGCCGACAATAAAAGTTTCCTGAATTATTTTTATGGCCTTTATGTTACTGCAGAGCCCGCCAATAGTGGAGGTTCAATAATCTACCTCGACCTTTTATCGTCCGTTTCGGAAATGACGCTTTATTACCATAATGGCACAGATGACTCCCTGAAATTTGAATATCTGATCAACAGCAACTGCGCCCGCTTTGGCAATTTTACCCATGATTACAGCCTCGGGGACCCTGCATTCAAGGCACAGGTTATTGATAAAGATACGACGTTGGGTAAAAGCATTTGTTATGTGCAGGCTCTTGGCGGTGTTAAAACCTTTGTGCGCTTTCCTTACATTAAGAATTATTATGCCAATGGAAATATCGCTGTGAATGAGGCCCGCTTATTTCTCAGTTGCTATGAGCCGGATCCGGGGCTGGACGTCGCCAGTACGCTGGTTTTAGTCAAAAGAAAAGCAGAAGGAGGATATTCTATAACGGATGACCAGCTGGAAGGGGAAGGTTATTTTGGAGGATATTATGATAAAAACAATCATGGTTACTGGTTCAGGATTACCAATACTATCCAGGAATTGATGCGATCTGCTGATCCTGATTACGGCCTTGAGGTATATGTCTCCGGGGGAGCTGTCAATGCGCAACGTGTCCTCCTGAGCGGAAAAAGTCCTCAATTACCTATTGCTCCTGAAGACAGAATGAAACTGATCATTACTTATACTACTCTTAACTAG